The proteins below come from a single Phorcysia thermohydrogeniphila genomic window:
- a CDS encoding zinc ribbon domain-containing protein yields MTMVLREELLKLQQKEIELIRLKTKKRELEEEKEELLSKVEDLEKKIESAKLKLEEKRKQLRELKNFISYKKERIEELKRQKESAKDREEFKRILRLIAKSEDEIIKASQQITGVETEIEALKDAYVKVKEQFQPKIKELQENISDLNEEKAAVDKKIEKVISEIEQIKSSIPNGELEEFEKMKEKFNGLVFADISTGSCEGCGMTYSSAEFRELLHRLQPGKTKCPYCGRFIYKK; encoded by the coding sequence ATGACCATGGTGTTGAGAGAGGAGCTACTCAAACTCCAACAGAAGGAGATAGAGTTAATCAGGCTAAAGACAAAAAAGAGGGAGCTTGAAGAGGAAAAAGAGGAGCTCCTTTCAAAAGTGGAAGACCTTGAGAAGAAGATAGAGAGTGCCAAGCTTAAGTTGGAAGAAAAAAGGAAGCAACTTAGGGAGCTTAAAAACTTTATCTCCTATAAAAAGGAAAGAATAGAAGAGCTTAAAAGACAGAAAGAAAGTGCAAAGGATAGGGAGGAGTTTAAGAGGATACTTAGACTGATAGCAAAGAGCGAGGATGAAATCATAAAAGCCAGCCAGCAGATAACGGGAGTTGAGACAGAAATAGAAGCCTTGAAGGATGCTTACGTTAAGGTGAAGGAGCAGTTCCAGCCAAAGATAAAGGAGCTTCAGGAAAATATTTCCGACTTAAACGAAGAAAAGGCAGCTGTTGATAAGAAAATAGAGAAGGTTATTTCAGAAATTGAGCAGATTAAGTCCTCCATTCCCAATGGAGAGCTTGAAGAGTTTGAAAAGATGAAAGAAAAGTTCAACGGCTTAGTTTTTGCCGATATCTCAACAGGCTCTTGCGAAGGTTGTGGTATGACCTACTCAAGTGCTGAGTTTAGGGAGCTCTTACACCGATTACAGCCGGGGAAGACCAAGTGCCCCTACTGCGGAAGGTTTATATACAAGAAGTAA
- a CDS encoding Nif3-like dinuclear metal center hexameric protein, translating into MVKLKEITAFLESAVPLDLQDSWDNSGLQVGWEEQEVEVVGFALSVSRTVLSEALREKVDLLITHHPVTISGVKSLVPFKYPNNLFLELAKKGVAVYSLHTNLDVSPLGPTAIIADELGLLDRVPIVTSPPYGSLGTLPTPLSQRELFFKLSEILEKDVYRVVGFKPENVVKKVAICSGSGASFIDLVAGKADVYVTGDVKYHDALKSIDLGLTLFDMGHFGTERLFYRKLKELLAKAFPSLKFKLLCEKSPFEVV; encoded by the coding sequence ATGGTTAAGCTAAAGGAAATAACGGCTTTCCTTGAATCGGCAGTTCCCCTTGACCTGCAGGACTCTTGGGACAATTCCGGTTTACAGGTTGGCTGGGAAGAGCAGGAGGTTGAGGTAGTAGGCTTTGCCCTCTCTGTGTCAAGAACCGTTCTCAGTGAGGCTTTAAGGGAAAAAGTTGACCTTTTAATAACCCACCATCCTGTAACCATTTCTGGCGTTAAGTCCCTCGTTCCATTTAAGTATCCGAACAACCTGTTCCTTGAACTTGCTAAGAAAGGGGTGGCCGTTTATTCCCTCCACACCAACCTTGACGTTTCCCCCTTAGGTCCAACGGCGATAATAGCCGATGAGCTTGGACTTTTAGATAGAGTTCCAATAGTTACTTCTCCTCCCTACGGAAGTTTAGGAACTCTCCCCACTCCACTATCCCAGAGGGAGCTCTTCTTTAAACTCTCTGAAATTCTGGAGAAGGACGTTTATAGGGTAGTTGGGTTCAAACCTGAAAATGTTGTCAAGAAAGTGGCCATCTGCTCTGGAAGTGGGGCTTCTTTTATAGACCTTGTTGCCGGTAAAGCCGATGTCTACGTTACGGGGGACGTTAAGTATCACGACGCTTTAAAGAGTATAGACTTAGGACTTACCCTTTTTGACATGGGACACTTTGGGACGGAGAGGCTCTTTTACAGGAAACTAAAGGAACTACTTGCCAAGGCTTTTCCTTCGCTGAAATTTAAACTCCTGTGCGAAAAATCTCCCTTTGAGGTGGTATGA